One genomic region from Labeo rohita strain BAU-BD-2019 chromosome 7, IGBB_LRoh.1.0, whole genome shotgun sequence encodes:
- the myl12.1 gene encoding myosin, light chain 12, genome duplicate 1: protein MSSKCRTKGKITKKRPQRATSNVFAMFDQSQIQEFKEAFNMIDQNRDGFIDKEDLHDMLASLGKNPKDDYLEAMMTEAPGPINFTMFLTMFGEKLNGTDPEEVIRNAFACFDEEGTGFIQEDYLRELLTTMGDRFTDEEVDELFREAPIDKKSNFNYVEFTRILKHGAKDKDD from the exons ATGTCGAGCAAATGTCGTACCAAGGGAAAGATCACCAAGAAACGCCCTCAGCGGGCAACATCGAACGTCTTCGCTATGTTCGATCAGTCACAGATTCAGGAGTTTAAGGAAGCGTTCAACATGATCGACCAGAACCGTGACGGTTTCATTGATAAGGAGGATCTTCATGACATGCTTGCTTCTCTTG GGAAGAACCCAAAAGATGACTATTTGGAGGCAATGATGACGGAAGCTCCTGGGCCAATAAACTTCACTATGTTCCTCACAATGTTTGGAGAGAAGCTTAACGGCACAGACCCAGAGGAAGTCATTCGTAATGCATTTGCCTGCTTTGACGAGGAAGGAACAG GCTTCATTCAGGAGGACTACCTGAGAGAGCTGCTGACCACTATGGGAGATCGATTCACGGATGAAGAAGTCGATGAGCTCTTTAGAGAAGCGCCAATCGATAAAAAGAGCAACTTCAACTACGTGGAGTTCACCCGTATTCTTAAACACGGAGCCAAAGATAAAGACGATTAA